A part of Capsicum annuum cultivar UCD-10X-F1 chromosome 6, UCD10Xv1.1, whole genome shotgun sequence genomic DNA contains:
- the LOC107874518 gene encoding LOW QUALITY PROTEIN: transcription factor PIF1-like (The sequence of the model RefSeq protein was modified relative to this genomic sequence to represent the inferred CDS: deleted 2 bases in 1 codon), whose translation MYSDNETEFPNFQMNNDDYPNIPSPFLTTSKKSTTGDEGMMELIWQNGQIIVQSQRQNQRSMMKKSHLLEATVASSVPVYIQEDDEMNCWLQSPFDDDDDDDSSFAADFLCTAVLRRRRNAGSCAAVNSAAELPGEIDKISSAAMISAALPGEIDTTPSCAAVISAAELPVEIDKIDDMQSCAAMISAAMPGDIDTTPSYAAVISAAALPGETHKIDNMHSCAAVISAAALPGETIASSSPPRPIIPQLRCTEGEVTHRLQDFQYAKPNCAVVTSAATPEEEIDKIDALTVEIRPAETIASSSARPILPQLRCTEGESLQNFKHFSRNCTSNSGHSVKASTVVESNETPIASVPEHIHSRVLDNATSVSAAAATVAVSGGKEVMTSTFELAMTSSTSGSGSAGEEPPHAAAVAVDDRKRRISEFVDDEGQNEDVEFESADAKKQVKSSTSAKRSRAAEVHNLSERKRRDRINEKMRVLQELIPRCNKADKVSMLDEAIEYLKSLQLQVQMMSTGCSMVPMMYPGFPQYMPTMGMDMGMGMSMEMGMNRPVVPYQPLMPSPAMQNAAAVAQMAPRYPLPAYHLPPFLAPDSSRIPVANQPDPPRLNSLVGHNTNQPKLPHFADSYDQYFGLQQARLMLPQDKGVEQLNCSKPNSYREGRAGNHRTGKHPIQMTMFYILHYCGSCIDAEEEGKDFSILLEAKSDLEFL comes from the exons ATGTATTCTGATAATGAAACTGAATTTCCAAATTTCcaaatgaataatgatgattatccTAATATTCCTTCTCCTTTTTTAACCACATCAAAAAAATCTACAAC AGGAGATGAAGGAATGATGGAGTTAATATGGCAAAATGGACAAATAATTGTGCAAAGCCAAAGGCAAAATCAAAGAAGTATGATGAAGAAATCGCACCTGTTAGAAGCAACGGTAGCATCATCAGTTCCAGTATATATACAGGAAGATGATGAAATGAATTGTTGGCTTCAATCTCCAtttgatgatgacgatgatgatgattcCTCCTTTGCTGCTGATTTTTTATGTA CCGCCGTGCTCCGCCGCCGAAGAAACGCCGGAAGCTGCGCTGCCGTGAACTCCGCCGCAGAACTGCCGggagaaattgataaaattagTAGCGCTGCCATGATCTCCGCCGCACTGCCGGGAGAAATTGATACTACGCCGAGCTGCGCAGCCGTGATATCCGCTGCAGAACTTCCGGTAGAAATTGATAAAATTGATGATATGCAAAGCTGCGCAGCCATGATCTCCGCCGCAATGCCCGGAGATATTGATACCACGCCTAGCTACGCAGCTGTGATCTCCGCCGCAGCATTGCCGGGAGAAACCCATAAAATTGATAATATGCATAGCTGCGCAGCCGTGATCTCCGCAGCAGCACTGCCGGGAGAAACGATTGCATCGTCGTCTCCACCGCGGCCGATTATACCGCAATTGAGATGTACTGAAGGTGAAGTAACACATAGGTTGCAAGATTTTCAATATGCTAAGCCAAATTGCGCCGTCGTGACCTCTGCCGCAACACCGGAGGAGGAAATTGATAAAATTGATGCTTTGACGGTGGAGATACGTCCGGCAGAGACGATTGCATCGTCGTCTGCGCGGCCGATTTTACCTCAATTGAGATGCACTGAAGGTGAATCATTACAGAATTTCAAGCATTTTTCACGAAATTGTACATCAAACTCTGGTCACTCAGTTAAGGCATCGACGGTTGTGGAATCAAACGAAACTCCTATAGCTTCAGTGCCGGAGCATATCCATTCACGCGTATTAGATAATGCAACGTCAGTTTCCGCCGCCGCAGCGACGGTGGCGGTGAGTGGCGGTAAGGAAGTGATGACGTCCACATTTGAGTTGGCAATGACGTCATCTACAAGTGGTTCAGGAAGTGCCGGTGAAGAACCGCCGCATGCGGCGGCAGTGGCGGTGGATGATCGGAAACGGAGAATTAGTGAGTTCGTCGACGATGAAGGTCAAAATGAG GATGTTGAATTTGAGTCTGCTGACGCGAAGAAGCAAGTTAAAAGTTCTACATCCGCGAAGAGATCTCGTGCAGCTGAGGTTCATAATCTTTCTGAAAGG AAACGCCGAGATAGAATAAATGAGAAGATGAGGGTTCTACAAGAACTCATACCACGCTGCAACAAG GCAGATAAAGTTTCAATGCTGGATGAGGCAATTGAGTACCTTAAATCATTGCAATTGCAAGTACAG ATGATGTCCACAGGATGCAGCATGGTCCCTATGATGTATCCTGGATTCCCGCAATATATGCCAACAATGGGAATGGACATGGGGATGGGGATGAGTATGGAAATGGGCATGAATCGGCCAGTAGTTCCTTATCAGCCGTTAATGCCAAGTCCAGCAATGCAGAATGCAGCTGCAGTAGCACAAATGGCTCCTAGATATCCTCTTCCGGCATATCATTTGCCACCATTTCTTGCACCTGATTCATCCAGAATCCCTGTTGCGAATCAGCCAGATCCTCCGAGGCTAAACTCACTTGTTGGACATAATACCAATCAGCCAAAACTTCCGCATTTTGCTGATTCATATGATCAATATTTTGGTCTCCAGCAGGCACGACTGATGTTACCCCAG GATAAGGGAGTGGAACAGCTGAACTGCAGTAAACCGAACAGCTACAGAGAAGGAAGAGCAGGGAATCATCGAACTGGTAAGCATCCGATTCAGATGACCATGTTTTACATATTACATTATTGTGGTTCTTGTATCGATGccgaagaagaaggaaaagattTCTCAATACTGTTGGAGGCAAAGTCAGATCTAGAATTTCTATAA